The following proteins are co-located in the Camelina sativa cultivar DH55 chromosome 12, Cs, whole genome shotgun sequence genome:
- the LOC104730529 gene encoding uncharacterized protein LOC104730529, with protein MSYLNKIWMAASFVAVQGNADHGVKLKSGITTAHRLQRRLSSDLRPLAAADLAGDSIPSEERRRNSSSTTPDESLRQVMYLNCWAQG; from the coding sequence atgagtTATTTGAACAAGATTTGGATGGCAGCATCATTCGTAGCAGTTCAAGGAAACGCCGATCACGGCGTCAAGTTGAAAAGCGGAATCACCACCGCTCACCGTCTCCAACGCAGACTTTCCTCCGATCTCCGTCCTCTCGCCGCCGCTGATCTCGCCGGAGACAGTATCCCATCTGAAGAAAGACGTCGTAACTCTTCTTCAACTACTCCCGATGAGTCTCTCCGCCAAGTCATGTACCTCAACTGCTGGGCACAAGGCTAA
- the LOC104730531 gene encoding uncharacterized protein LOC104730531, producing the protein MTSIEARETIDAPPKLQIWNNAAFDDGDSQITSAIEATSSWSSHLNESFNSDGSKENHFSISVSSSLQSSVSITTDQEAAAPSAKSKTVKFKSGADRCKRDIDTEIEEVEKEIGRLSTRLESLRLEKAEQTARSVAIRGRIVPAKFMESQKPTVKFDDSSLQGTKSRRGVSLGPAEIFNSGKRSETVTPIQSAQNRRKSCFFKLPGIEESKITNRGNNNKGRTSLSLSPRSRKAKTMTTAGQKQAATTVGSKRVVKKEEGVLLSIQPKKLFKDDEKNVSLRKPLKPGRVVASRYSLVSKGGGEKDVRKRSLPENEEKENHNRLEKRRASDENSNKSEGRVKKRWEIPSEVDLYSSGVNDDDETPICEKLPKIRTLRRLGGSPRDSGAAKRVAELQSKDRNFTFSQLLRFEE; encoded by the coding sequence ATGACTTCAATCGAGGCTAGAGAAACGATTGACGCTCCTCCAAAGCTTCAGATCTGGAACAACGCCGCTTTCGACGACGGAGATTCCCAGATTACTTCCGCAATCGAAGCTACTTCTTCTTGGTCTTCTCACCTCAACGAATCATTCAATTCCGATGGTAGCAAAGAGAATCATTTCTCAATTTCGGTTTCCTCTTCCCTCCAATCCTCAGTCTCGATCACCACCGATCAAGAAGCAGCTGCTCCGTCGGCGAAATCCAAAACCGTCAAGTTCAAATCCGGAGCGGATCGGTGTAAACGAGACATCGATACAGAGATCGAAGAGGTAGAGAAAGAGATCGGACGGTTATCGACGAGATTGGAGTCGCTCCGGTTAGAGAAAGCTGAGCAAACGGCGAGAAGCGTTGCTATAAGAGGAAGAATCGTCCCGGCGAAGTTTATGGAATCTCAGAAACCAACAGTCAAATTCGATGATTCGTCTCTCCAAGGAACCAAATCAAGAAGAGGCGTTAGTCTTGGACCGGCGGAGATATTCAATTCCGGGAAGAGATCCGAAACCGTGACTCCGATTCAATCGGCTCAGAATCGACGCAAGTCTTGTTTCTTTAAGCTTCCTGGTATAGAGGAAAGCAAAATAACGAACagaggtaataataataaaggaagAACGAGTTTGAGTCTGAGTCCAAGATCTCGTAAAGCCAAGACGATGACGACGGCGGGTCAGAAGCAAGCAGCGACGACGGTGGGATCAAAGAGAGtggtgaagaaagaagaaggtgttCTTTTGTCAATCCAGCCTAAGAAGCTATTCAAAGACGATGAAAAGAATGTTTCTTTGAGGAAACCGTTGAAGCCAGGGAGGGTTGTTGCTAGTAGGTATAGTCTAGTGAGTAAGGGTGGAGGAGAGAAAGATGTGAGGAAACGTTCGTTGCCTGagaatgaagagaaagagaatcaTAACAggttggagaagagaagagcttCTGATGAAAATAGCAACAAGAGTGAagggagagtgaagaagagatgggaGATTCCGAGTGAAGTTGATTTGTATAGCAgtggtgtgaatgatgatgatgagactcCTATTTGTGAGAAGCTACCTAAGATTAGAACGCTTCGTCGTCTTGGAGGGAGCCCTCGTGATTCAGGTGCTGCTAAAAGAGTTGCTGAGTTACAAAGCAAGGATCGTAATTTCACTTTTTCCCAGCTTCTGAGGTTTGAAGAATGA
- the LOC104730536 gene encoding proline-rich receptor-like protein kinase PERK2 produces the protein MGCCFSTGKVTAPPPVTAAAVQIPPPIEEESVKEVVVQTVSVSVPVPVTVPDIVPSAPAEVISDSEPELPHPLSPPPAPEISQSKSDICSVSVSHSYSTATTATAASILEDDALSKPHRPLPPPSSSTSRRNRPDRVLRSPGDRHSPQGGKQLRPRLVRERQSRQPNPTHNRRNADSGPLPRSGLSDNHPRRRSQSPATRAPSAARRSPMKKRVGAHEKDGATTEVKKEEEVEVKKEEDGEAVKDPEVSMECFIFL, from the coding sequence ATGGGATGCTGCTTTAGTACCGGAAAAGTCACAGCTCCACCACCAGTCACCGCCGCCGCCGTTCAGATTCCTCCACCCATTGAAGAAGAATCCGTGAAAGAAGTCGTGGTTCAGACAGTATCTGTCTCCGTCCCCGTACCTGTCACAGTTCCGGACATCGTTCCCTCCGCACCTGCTGAAGTTATCTCAGATTCAGAACCTGAACTTCCTCATCCTCTCTCACCACCTCCAGCTCCGGAGATCTCTCAAAGCAAGTCAGACATTTGCAGCGTCTCTGTCTCTCACAGCTACTCAACCGCTACTACTGCTACAGCTGCTTCTATCCTCGAAGACGACGCTCTCAGCAAACCCCACcgtcctcttcctcctccttcttcttctacctctcgCCGCAACAGGCCTGACAGAGTCCTCAGATCTCCAGGAGATAGACATTCTCCCCAAGGTGGGAAACAGCTCCGTCCTAGGTTAGTCCGAGAGAGACAGTCTCGTCAACCAAACCCTACTCACAACCGGCGAAATGCAGATTCAGGTCCACTCCCACGGAGCGGGTTATCCGATAACCACCCGAGGCGTCGCTCACAGTCTCCAGCCACTCGTGCCCCGAGTGCTGCAAGGAGAAGCCCCATGAAGAAACGAGTTGGAGCTCATGAGAAAGACGGAGCAACAACAGAggtaaagaaggaagaagaagttgaggtaaagaaggaagaagatggagaagctgtgAAAGACCCTGAAGTATCAATGGAATGCTTCATCTTTCTCTGA
- the LOC104730533 gene encoding U3 small nucleolar RNA-associated protein 6 homolog — protein MADVVQYRLERMVDELDDLERRGIFTRSEIAEIVKQRRKFEYRLKRPSPLKEDFIAYIDYEVKLDELRLLRRKAVKRDSTKRKKKSVSDFAGVARIVEIYRLATMRYKGDINLWFRYLEFCKQKRHGRIKKALAQAIRFHPKVAGVWIYAAAWEFDRNLNVAAARALMQNGLRACSNSEDLWVEYLRMELTYLNKLKARRVALGEDKGSLVRDTKSVEDEKWKDENKELFMSLDEKEGNEKEESDDDSNVEDVEDGTEKVDFFREKGSNVLQAIYSGAVEALPSSFDLRKRFLEILEATDLAHSDEIRNTILSDLKRDFSKDPEYWNWLARHEMSGCISKERSLEFANPQMQKAIQVFEEGLQTVTSSSMFEIYIKFLMEAIVQSNGDDDENSLLANPVGDYISHIINVYQKADETGCLTEVLADEYVSLYLKLGKTHEAQKLAEKLCSGKFSASAKLWLSRVSIEIRSLSGNSTPSKAELQTVFELLSNAWKNVPISESESLWLMAFKFFAHQGTYFDKLVEMSILAVAKNHGSDQVFSLASTVVKFVLETKGSHSARKIYKRFLALPGPSLVLYKNCIEIETNLLSLGNKDSLSNARKLYDSAVASYSQDVELWKNYYSLETNMGTSETANGVYWRARKTLKDSADFVVGSDL, from the exons ATGGCCGACGTAGTTCAGTACCGCCTCGAGCGGATGGTTGACGAGCTTGATGATTTAGAGCGTAGAGGAATCTTCACTCGTTCAGAGATTGCTGAGATCGTGAAGCAGAGACGTAAGTTCGAGTACCGATTAAAGCGTCCGAGCCCACTCAAAGAGGATTTCATAGCCTATATTGACTATGAGGTGAAACTCGACGAGCTTCGTCTGCTACGGAGGAAAGCGGTGAAGCGTGACTCTacgaagagaaagaagaaatcggTTTCTGATTTCGCCGGTGTGGCTAGGATTGTGGAGATTTATAGATTAGCTACTATGAGGTATAAAGGAGATATCAATTTGTGGTTTAGGTATCTCGAGTTCTGTAAACAGAAGAGACATGGTAGAATTAAGAAG GCCTTGGCTCAAGCTATTAGGTTTCATCCAAAAGTTGCTGGAGTGTGGATATATGCTGCAGCTTGGGAATTTGATAGAAACTTGAATGTTGCTGCAGCTCGTGCTCTTATGCAGAATGGTTTGAGAGCGTGTTCTAACTCTGAAGATTTGTGGGTTGAGTATCTGCGAATGGAACTTACTTACTTGAATAAGCTGAAAGCTCGTAGAGTTGCCCTTGGTGAGGATAAAGGAAGTTTGGTGCGTGACACGAAAAGTGTAGAGGATGAGAAGTGGAAAGATGAAAACAAAGAGTTGTTTATGTCGCTAGATGAGAAGGAAGGGAATGAAAAGGAAGAAAGTGACGACGACTCTAATGTTGAAGATGTTGAGGATGGGACTGAGAAAGTTGACTTCTTTCGGGAAAAAGGGTCTAATGTTCTTCAGGCTATCTATAGTGGAGCTGTTGAGGCTCTTCCTTCTAGTTTTGACTTGAGGAAGCGTTTTTTGGAGATTCTAGAGGCAACAGACTTGGCCCATTCAGATGAAATCCGGAATACGATTCTAAGTGACCTGAAGCGTGATTTTTCAAAGGACCCTGAATACTGGAATTGGCTTGCTAGACATGAAATGAGTGGTTGCATTAGCAAAGAGAGAAGCTTAGAGTTTGCCAATCCTCAAATGCAAAAGGCTATTCAG GTTTTTGAAGAGGGCTTGCAAACTGTTACTTCAAGTTCTATGTTTGAAATTTATATCAAGTTTTTGATGGAGGCTATTGTACAGTCAAATGGTGACGATGATGAAAATTCCCTTTTGGCTAATCCGGTTGGGGACTACATTTCACATATCATAAACGTGTACCAAAAGGCTGATGAAACGGGGTGTTTGACTGAGGTGCTTGCTGATGAATATGTTTCTCTGTACTTGAAACTGGGAAAGACTCATGAAGCCCAGAAGCTAGCAGAAAAACTTTGCTCTGGAAAATTTAGTGCATCAGCTAAGTTGTGGCTTTCAAGAGTTTCCATTGAAATAAGATCACTTTCAGGGAACTCAACTCCTAGTAAAGCAGAATTGCAgacagtctttgagctcctttCAAATGCTTGGAAGAACGTACCGATCTCAGAATCTGAGAGCCTGTGGCTAATG GCTTTTAAGTTCTTTGCTCATCAGGGAACTTATTTTGACAAGCTTGTAGAGATGTCCATCCTAGCAGTGGCCAAAAACCATGGGAGTGACCAGGTTTTTTCTCTTGCTTCCACGGTGGTGAAATTTGTTCTTGAAACAAAAGGGAGCCACAGTGCGAGGAAGATATACAAGAG GTTCTTGGCTCTTCCCGGTCCGAGTCTTGTTCTATACAAAAATTGCATTGAAATAGAGACCAACCTTTTATCACTAGGTAATAAAGATAGTCTCAGTAATGCCCGGAAGCTATATGATTCTGCTGTTGCAAGTTACAGTCAAGACGTGGAGCTGTGGAAGAATTACTACTCATTGGAGACAAAT ATGGGAACGTCAGAGACGGCTAACGGAGTGTATTGGCGAGCGAGAAAGACTCTCAAGGACTCTGCGGATTTCGTAGTTGGATCTGATTTGTAG
- the LOC104730532 gene encoding uncharacterized protein LOC104730532, which translates to MTLSALSSSLSSSSSIFCRNSRIPFSPSSRLSYLNGGNKLTLAQPPQFSNAGVSLRGLGVPGKFPSVRLRVSTRCEKENAPNGGIEDEAERFARRESTMPDRFRYLTKEAPDSPVIWPWFVALGFLMYAWRAVLFELSNWRKAAFAILGFVGDLSKFALALVFHFIGDPITSLISLIETAMYSIRAFYSGIVAYTPVRELTTVILLASSVLAIGEAVAPNSISKQPYVVTIAGLVGYAAVQSYISEPFFWTVLLGLYGYSRLIKKRDDVTSALPSAAVLAGVGEPWVRVVAITGYLALAMYHNSTKTSSEEETQNLRKAPPIPLLAAALAIGVRLAAKWAGYRHLTWMIV; encoded by the exons ATGACGCTCTCAGctctctcttcatctctttcttcttcttcttccatcttctgCCGCAATTCTCGTATTCCTTTTTCTCCTTCGTCGCGTCTTTCTTATCTTAATGGTGGTAATAAGCTCACACTTGCTCAACCGCCGCAGTTTTCAAATGCCGGCGTTAGTCTCCGTGGTTTAGGGGTTCCGGGGAAGTTTCCGAGTGTTAGACTTAGGGTTTCGACGAGGTGCGAGAAAGAAAATGCACCAAACGGTGGGATTGAAGATGAGGCAGAGCGATTTGCGAGGCGAGAGAGCACGATGCCTGATAGATTCAGATATTTGACCAAAGAAGCTCCGGACAGCCCTGTTATATGGCCTTGGTTTGTTG CGCTAGGGTTTCTTATGTATGCGTGGAGAGCAGTCTTGTTTGAGTTATCCAACTGGAGAAAGGCAGCTTTTGCTATCCTTGGGTTTGTGGGAGACCTTTCCAAGTTTGCATTGGCTCTTGTCTTCCACTTTATAGGCGATCCCATCACTTCTCTTATCAGCCTTATTGAGACTGCAATGTACAGTATCCGTGCGTTCTACTCTGGGATTGTGGCTTACACGCCTGTGAGAGAGTTAACCACAGTGATCCTTCTTGCATCCTCAGTGCTTGCTATAGGAGAAGCAGTTGCGCCAAACTCTATCAGCAAGCAGCCGTATGTGGTAACTATCGCGGGTCTTGTTGGGTACGCAGCTGTGCAGAGTTACATCTCAGAGCCATTCTTCTGGACTGTTTTGTTGGGTTTGTATGGTTATTCCCGGTTGATAAAGAAGAGAGACGATGTGACCTCGGCTCTTCCTTCTGCAGCTGTTTTAGCAGGAGTAGGGGAGCCATGGGTGAGAGTGGTGGCCATCACAGGGTATCTGGCTCTAGCCATGTATCACAATTCAACTAAAACCTCCTCAGAGGAAGAGACACAGAACTTAAGGAAGGCACCACCAATACCTTTGTTGGCTGCAGCATTAGCCATTGGCGTCCGGCTTGCTGCAAAATGGGCTGGATACAGACACTTGACTTGGATGATTGTTTGA
- the LOC104730535 gene encoding protein ULTRAPETALA 1-like — MANEEEVQCGSMLFKQEELQEMSGVNVGGDYVEVMCGCTSHRYGDAVARLRVFPSGDLEITCECTPGCDEDKLTPAAFEKHSGRETARKWKNNVWVIMGGEKVPLSKTVLLKYYNEASKKCSRSNKSQGGKVCHRDEFVGCNDCGKERRFRLRSRDECRVHHNAMADPNWKCSDFPYDKITCEGEEERGSRKVYRGCTRSPTCKGCTSCVCFGCELCRFSDCTCQTCVDFTSNVKA, encoded by the exons ATGGCGAACGAGGAAGAGGTACAATGTGGGTCGATGTTGTTCAAGCAAGAGGAGCTACAGGAGATGAGTGGGGTCAATGTTGGTGGCGATTACGTTGAGGTCATGTGTGGTTGTACCAGTCACCGATACGGCGATGCTGTTGCTAGACTTAGGGTTTTCCCAAGCGGAGACCTTGAAATCACCTGTGAATGCACACCTGGCTGCGATgaag ACAAGTTGACACCAGCTGCGTTTGAGAAGCATTCTGGAAGAGAAACGGCTAGAAAGTGGAAGAACAATGTGTGGGTTATCATGGGAGGTGAAAAGGTTCCATTGTCAAAGACAGTACTGCTCAAATACTACAATGAAGCATCAAAGAAGTGCAGCAGATCAAACAAATCACAGGGTGGAAAAGTTTGCCACAGAGATGAGTTTGTTGGATGCAACGATTGCGGGAAAGAGAGGAGATTCAGGTTGAGGAGCAGAGACGAATGCCGCGTGCACCACAATGCAATGGCCGATCCAAACTGGAAATGCTCAGATTTTCCATACGACAA GATAACATGCGAGGGGGAGGAAGAGAGAGGGAGCAGGAAGGTGTACAGAGGCTGCACACGTTCACCTACTTGCAAAGGCTGCACATCCTGCGTCTGTTTTGGCTGCGAGTTATGCCGTTTCTCAGATTGTACCTGCCAGACTTGTGTCGACTTCACCAGCAATGTGAAAGCTTGA
- the LOC104730530 gene encoding external alternative NAD(P)H-ubiquinone oxidoreductase B1, mitochondrial encodes MTLLSSLGRVSRSAPLASKLLLLSTLSGGSIVAYSDSNTEVNKKEEQKKKKVVVLGTGWAGISFLKDLDITSYDVQVVSPQNYFAFTPLLPSVTCGTVEARSIVESVRNITKKKNGEIELWEADCFKIDPVNQKVHCRPVFKDDPEASQDFSLGYDYLIVAVGAQVNTFGTPGVRENCHFLKEVEDAQRIRRGVIDCFEKALLPGLTEEQRRRKLHFVIVGGGPTGVEFAAELHDFIREDVTKIYPSVKELVKITLIQSGDHILNSFDERISSFAEQKFLRDGIDVQTGMRVLSVSDKDITVKIKSSGEVVSLPHGLILWSTGVGTRPVISDFMEQVDQGGRRALATNEWLQVKGCENVYAVGDCASIAQRKIKEDIANIFKAADVDNSGTLTMEELRDVVDDILVRYPQVELYLKSKHMRNVNDLLADSEGNERKEVDIEAFKLALSEVDSQMKTLPATAQVAAQQGAYLAKCFNRMEQCKEQPEGPKRFRTGGHHQFRPFQYKHFGQFAPLGGDQAAAELPGDWVSAGKSTQWLWYSVYASKQVSWRTRALVVSDWTRRYIFGRDSSRI; translated from the exons atgacattacTTTCCTCTCTCGGAAGAGTTTCTCGATCTGCCCCACTTGCCTCTAAGCTTCTTCTCCTCAGCACTCTCAG CGGTGGAAGTATAGTGGCATACTCTGATTCTAATACAGAAGTTAACAAAAAGGaagagcaaaagaagaagaaagtagttGTGCTTGGGACTGGATGGGCTGGTATATCTTTCCTTAAAGATCTCGATATAACTTCCTACGATGTTCAGGTTGTGTCTCCGCAGAACTACTTTGCCTTTACACCATTGTTGCCTAGCGTAACCTGTGGAACTGTTGAAGCTAGAAGCATTGTGGAGTCTGTTCGTAATATAACTAAGAAG aaaaATGGGGAAATTGAATTGTGGGAAGCAGATTGTTTTAAGATCGATCCTGTTAACCAAAAGGTTCACTGTCGACCAGTTTTCAAGGATGATCCTGAAGCAAGCCAAGACTTTTCACTCGGGTATGACTACTTGATCGTAGCAGTGGGAGCACAAGTCAACACATTTGGCACTCCTGGTGTACGTGAGAACTGCCATTTTCTCAAG GAAGTAGAGGATGCACAGAGGATTCGTAGAGGAGTGATAGATTGCTTTGAAAAAGCACTCCTTCCTGGTCTCACTGAGGAACAAAGACGAAGAAAGCTTCATTTTGTTATTGTGGGAGGAGGTCCTACTGGTGTGGAGTTTGCAGCTGAGCTACATGACTTTATTCGAGAGGATGTAACCAAAATATACCCCTCAGTCAAAGAGCTCGTGAAAATAACACTCATTCAATCTGGAGATCATATTTTGAATTC ATTTGATGAACGTATCAGTTCATTTGCTGAGCAAAAATTCCTGCGAGATGGTATTGATGTTCAGACAGGAATGCGTGTGCTTTCTGTGTCTGATAAAGATATCACTGTGAAAATCAAATCAAGTGGAGAAGTCGTAAGTCTTCCTCATGGATTGATATTGTGGTCCACTGGAGTTGGAACCCGTCCGGTTATCAGCGACTTCATGGAGCAAGTTGATCAAGGAGGCAGACGTGCGTTGGCAACTAATGAGTGGTTACAAGTGAAAGGATGTGAAAATGTTTATGCAGTTGGCGATTGTGCTTCTATAGCTCAACGCAAAATCAAG GAGGATATTGCAAACATATTCAAAGCTGCAGATGTGGACAACTCTGGAACATTGACCATGGAAGAGTTGCGAGACGTGGTTGATGATATCCTTGTGAGGTACCCGCAGGTGGAGCTATACCTGAAAAGCAAGCATATGAGGAATGTTAACGATCTGCTGGCAGATTCTGAAGGAAATGAAAGGAAAGAAGTAGACATCGAGGCATTCAAATTGGCTCTCTCGGAGGTTGATTCACAGATGAAGACCCTGCCTGCAACTGCTCAG gtCGCTGCTCAGCAAGGTGCTTATCTTGCAAAATGCTTCAACAGGATGGAGCAGTGTAAAGAGCAACCTGAAGGTCCTAAGCGCTTCAGAACTGGCGGGCATCATCAGTTTCGCCCCTTCCA GTACAAGCACTTTGGACAATTTGCTCCCTTGGGAGGGGACCAAGCAGCTGCTGAACTACCTGGAGACTGGGTGTCAGCTGGAAAAAGCACCCAGTGGCTCTGGTATTCTGTTTATGCAAG CAAGCAAGTTAGCTGGCGAACAAGGGCTCTGGTGGTGTCAGACTGGACAAGGAGGTACATATTCGGGAGGGATTCAAGCCGCATCTGA